In one window of Azoarcus olearius DNA:
- the ffh gene encoding signal recognition particle protein produces MLDNLTQRLSKVVKTLRGQARLTEDNIQDAMREVRMALLEADVALPVVKDFIAKVKLKAVGQEVVGSLTPGQALVGVVHDELKALMGGAHEGLNLATQPPAVILMAGLQGAGKTTTTGKLAKHLKESQKKKVLVVSTDVYRPAAIEQLKAVAAQAGVEFFPSQVDQRPVDIALGAVDFARKHHVDVLLVDTAGRLAIDEAMMAEIQALHAAVKPIETLFVVDAMLGQDAVNTARAFNDALPLTGVVLTKLDGDARGGAALSVRHVTGKPLKFAGVGEKLSGLEPFHPDRMASRILGMGDILGLVEEARRGVDEEKAKAFAHKLKSGKGFDLNDFKDQIAQMRKMGGISSLLDKLPAQFAQAAGQLQGGVEEKAIGRIEGIINSMTPLERAKPELLKASRKRRIAAGAGVTVQEVNRLLNQFEQTQKVMKQFSKGGLQKMMRGMKGMLPGMPR; encoded by the coding sequence ATGCTCGACAATCTCACTCAGCGCCTTTCCAAGGTCGTTAAGACACTGCGCGGTCAGGCCCGCCTGACCGAGGACAACATCCAGGACGCCATGCGCGAGGTGCGCATGGCGCTTCTCGAGGCCGATGTGGCTTTGCCCGTGGTGAAGGATTTCATTGCCAAGGTCAAGCTCAAGGCCGTCGGGCAGGAGGTGGTGGGGTCGCTGACGCCGGGGCAGGCGCTGGTCGGTGTGGTCCACGACGAACTGAAAGCGCTCATGGGCGGGGCCCATGAAGGCCTGAATCTCGCCACCCAGCCGCCGGCCGTCATCCTGATGGCCGGCTTGCAGGGCGCGGGCAAGACCACGACGACCGGCAAGCTCGCCAAGCATCTGAAGGAGTCGCAGAAGAAGAAGGTGCTGGTCGTCTCCACCGACGTCTATCGCCCTGCCGCCATCGAGCAGCTGAAGGCAGTGGCGGCGCAGGCCGGGGTGGAGTTTTTCCCCTCGCAGGTCGATCAACGCCCGGTCGACATCGCGCTCGGGGCGGTGGATTTCGCGCGCAAGCACCATGTCGACGTGCTGCTGGTGGATACGGCCGGCCGCCTCGCGATCGACGAAGCCATGATGGCGGAAATCCAGGCCCTGCACGCCGCTGTCAAGCCGATCGAGACGCTGTTTGTCGTGGATGCGATGTTGGGCCAGGACGCGGTGAACACCGCCCGCGCCTTCAACGATGCACTCCCGCTGACCGGTGTTGTCCTCACCAAGCTGGATGGTGACGCACGCGGCGGCGCCGCGCTGTCGGTGCGTCACGTGACCGGCAAACCGCTCAAGTTCGCGGGTGTCGGGGAGAAGCTCTCCGGCCTCGAACCTTTCCACCCGGACCGGATGGCCAGCCGCATCCTCGGCATGGGCGACATCTTGGGCCTGGTGGAAGAGGCACGACGCGGGGTCGATGAAGAAAAGGCGAAGGCGTTTGCGCACAAGCTGAAGAGTGGCAAGGGTTTCGACCTCAACGACTTCAAGGATCAGATCGCCCAGATGCGCAAGATGGGCGGCATTTCCTCGCTGCTCGACAAACTGCCGGCGCAGTTCGCGCAGGCCGCCGGCCAGCTGCAGGGTGGCGTGGAGGAAAAGGCGATCGGGCGGATCGAAGGCATCATCAATTCGATGACGCCGCTCGAGCGTGCAAAGCCCGAACTGCTCAAGGCCAGTCGAAAGCGCCGGATTGCGGCCGGCGCGGGGGTGACCGTGCAGGAGGTCAACCGACTGCTCAATCAGTTCGAGCAGACGCAGAAGGTCATGAAGCAGTTCTCCAAGGGCGGGCTGCAGAAGATGATGCGCGGCATGAAGGGCATGCTCCCCGGCATGCCCCGCTAG
- a CDS encoding cytochrome C assembly family protein, giving the protein MPPILLHLLPASLYAGLGVWFWRSCLSASDPKARQSMSRPERLLLLAALAVHGLALRGALFPGDEMRFGFGVALSLMVWLAICFYWVETLYTRLGGLHALAMPAGAVASLIPALFPGQHVLANAATPGFRAHFIVAMLAYSLFTLAALHAMLMAFAERRLHDARFSKALATLPPLLTMEALLFRLIGIAFVLLTFTLLSGIVFSENLFGRAFQVDHKTVFAFISWLLFGALLVGRKVRGWRGRLALRWTLAGFVTLMLAYVGSRFVIEVLLHRT; this is encoded by the coding sequence ATGCCCCCGATTCTACTTCATCTCCTTCCCGCCTCGCTTTACGCCGGCCTCGGTGTCTGGTTCTGGCGCAGCTGCCTCAGCGCGTCCGACCCGAAGGCCCGCCAGAGCATGAGCCGACCGGAACGGCTGCTGCTGCTCGCGGCGCTCGCCGTTCACGGACTCGCCCTGCGCGGCGCACTCTTTCCCGGCGACGAAATGCGCTTCGGTTTTGGCGTCGCGCTGTCCTTGATGGTCTGGCTCGCCATCTGCTTTTACTGGGTGGAGACGCTCTACACACGGCTCGGCGGTCTGCACGCACTGGCGATGCCCGCCGGCGCGGTCGCCAGCCTGATTCCCGCCCTGTTTCCCGGCCAGCACGTGCTCGCCAACGCGGCAACGCCAGGCTTTCGCGCCCACTTCATCGTCGCGATGCTTGCGTACAGCCTGTTTACTCTGGCGGCGCTGCACGCAATGCTGATGGCGTTCGCCGAGCGCCGATTGCACGACGCCCGCTTCTCGAAGGCGCTTGCAACCCTGCCGCCACTGCTGACGATGGAAGCGCTGCTCTTCCGGCTGATCGGCATTGCATTCGTTCTGCTCACCTTCACGCTGCTGTCCGGCATCGTCTTCTCCGAGAACCTGTTCGGTCGCGCATTCCAAGTCGACCACAAGACCGTTTTCGCCTTCATTTCCTGGCTGCTGTTCGGTGCCCTGCTGGTCGGCCGGAAGGTCCGCGGCTGGCGCGGCCGGCTGGCGCTGCGGTGGACACTGGCAGGCTTCGTGACCTTGATGCT